ATCTTGTTGTAGATGATTTAATTGCTACTGGCGGCACGCTCGCAGCTGCCAAGAACCTGATTGAGCAGGGAGGCGGGGAAGTAACTGATTTCTTTGGCGTTATCGGTCTTCCCGCATTAAATTATAAGTCTGTTCTTGCACCTTGTAATGTAACAACACTCATTAACTATGATGGTGAGTAAACTTAATTTTTCAGGAACTGACTTATGATTAAATTACCAAGTAAATATAAAGCAATTCTCGGAACTCGTGAAACCGAGCATGCAATTGTTGCAATAAAAGATTTCTTCCAGCTGGCTTTGAGTACAGAACTCAACCTTACACGTGTTACTGCACCTCTTTTTGTAGATGCTGGAAAAGGAATTAACGATGACCTCAACGGTGTTGAGCGCCCGGTAAGCTTCCCTGTAAAAGATCTCGGGGATGCAAAAATGGAAATCGTTCAGTCACTTGCAAAATGGAAGAGACTGAAGATAACTTCACTCGGACTTGAACCAGGCTTTGGTATCTATACTGATATGAATGCCCTCCGCCCTGATGAAGAACTTGATGCAATTCATTCTATATATGTAGACCAGTGGGACTGGGAAATGGCAATCGATCCAAAAGACCGTACTGTTTTCTATCTTCATGAAATTGTAAAGAAGGTTTACCGCTGTATTCAGAGAACAGAGTTCTTCCTCTACGACCGCTATCCACAGCTTAAACCAATTCTTCCAAAAGATATTAAGATTTTTTATGCAGACGATTTGCAGAGACAGTATCCAAAGCTGACTCCAAAAGAGCGCGAGGATAAGGTTGCAAAAGAGTACGGTGCTGTATTTATTACAGGTATAGGCGGTAAACTTGATGATGGAACTATTCACGATGGACGTGCTCCAGACTATGATGACTGGATTACTGAATGTGGAGACGGACACCGCGGACTTAATGGAGATATCCTTGTATGGAACCCTGTTCTTGAAAGAGCATTCGAGCTTTCTTCAATGGGTATTCGTGTAAGTCCAGAAAGTCTTAAGGCTCAGCTTGAAGAACGCGGCTGTCCTGAACGTGCTAAGTTTGAATTCCATTCACGTCTTCTCAACGGAGAACTTACACAGACTCTCGGTGGCGGTATCGGCCAGTCTCGTCTTTGTATGTTCCTGCTCCGCAAGGCTCACATTGGTGAAACTCAGGTAAGCGTTTGGACAGACGAAATCAAAGCTGACTGTAAAAAACACGGAATAGAACTGCTCTAGTTGAAGAAATGAAAGAATATAAATTTAAGGCAGAGGAACTGGAAGCTCAGATTTCGCACCTTACAGAAAAGGGCATTACTGAGCTTTCCGTAACCGATGAAAAGGTTTCCCGTGATAAAAATAAACTCCTCCGCCTTATGAAGCTTGTGGCACAGCATGCGCCACAGGTTTTTGTTTCTTTTTTAGCTGAGGCTTCTGTAATTGACCGCGAGGTTATTGCAGCGGCCTCTAATATTTTCTGTTCTTTTGATATACCTCTTGTCTGTACGGAAAAAGGCGGACATCTTCTTTTTGATAAAAAATTCTACGCAAATAAAGCTAGACTTCTCAATGAAGCTGGCCTTGTATTTGGTTTCCATCTTACTTATGCGACAGTTCCTGGTGATTCGCAGAAACTGTTTATGGAACGTCTTGATTTTGCAGTTCAGCAGTATCCGAACCATATAGATTTTCCGCAGACAGAAAATGAAGAAGTAGAAGCTAAGGTGAGCGGAACTTTTTCGGCTGCCGATATCCGTTACTGCCGTGACACTGCATTTGCATGCAGAACATTCTATACTGCGGGCCGTGCAGTTCCGTGGTTTCTTTCTATATTAAAGCCACTTCGTATATACCCGTCACGCTTCTTTTCAGATTTTGCAGAATGGCAGCGTGTGAACAATTGCAGTTATAAGAGTGGTTTTGTTCCTGAAGCAGAAAATCATAAATCCATAGAAAAAATGCAGCTGCTTTTTCTTGATGAAAAATATGAAGAAAAGCACTGCCATAATCTTATAACCTTAATGCATGATATTGTTGTGATTAACGGTGCAATGTCCCGTCTTGCCGGAGAAGGAGAGGAATCAGAGATAGAAACTTCCTATCATCCTGATGATCTTCTTGGGCCAGAGGCTTGTGACCTTACCGCCTTTGCAGAAGATGTCTGTATGGAACAATGCAGGGTAAAAATATTTTCTAATGGCGAATATCCGGATTATGAGATAAAATAGAACCTAAGGAGAGGGTTTTGTATAACGTAGCAGTTCTGGTTCATAATTTTGCGGTTGAATATGCAGATCAAATCCTGCATGGAATATACCGTTATTTCTCTGATAAAAAAGATGTCCGCGTTTTCTTTGCGCAGACTAGAACTCCTCATATTATTGATGGCCTTTACGATTACCAGTGCTGGGCATCTGTTGAATATCTTACATCAAAAGTTATTGATGAAGTAATAATTGTTTCTAATACATATTGTCTTTACAGAAGTCGTGATGAACTGAAAGAGCTCTTTAGACCGTTCTTTTCAAAAAAAGTTATTTCAATTGGAATGGATTTTGATGAGCCTGGTGTTTATTATACAACTGCTTATTGTGATTCTGTTTACGACGAAATTGTCGGACATTTGAAAAATGAACATGGCTGTACAAAAATAGCTTTCTTTTCTGCAAATAAAATACAGTCGCAGGAAGCCGAAGAAAGATTTAAGGCTTTTAAAAATGCCCTGAAAAAACATAATCTGGAATTCCATGAAGAGTGGGTGCTCAACGGAGCCTTTACAAGATCCTCTGCCAGAGCAGAACTTGAATCAAAATATCACAAAAAAGAAGATATCGAATATGAAGCAATAATCTGTGCAAATGATCTTATGGGAATGGCCGTTCTGGATTATTTTTCAGAACTGGGAATAAAGATTCCTTCTGAAATGAAGGTATTTGGTTTTGATAATACTTCCCATTCAATTCTCTGTGTACCGACACTGGCTACAGTTGATCAGTCAATTGAAGAACAGGGGTATGCTGCTGCAGAATTCGGAATGCGGTTGCTAAAAGAAGAAGGTACTGATTTTCCAAAATTTGTTAACACAGAACTAAAGGCTGTTTACCGCCGTTCCTGTGGTTGTGAAGATTTTCTGGAGCAGAAGAAAAGAGATGTCTTTAATGCGGCTGTTAGTCATTATGAGGAAGTTCGCCGGGTTGGAAATCTTTTTGATGTAATAAAAGGTACTTCAAGTTTGAGCGATTTTGCAGAATCCTTTAAATCTATTGTAGATACTTCAGGATTTTCTAAACTGGTTGTATTTGTATTGCGTGAACCGGTAACTGTAATGCGCGAAGGTACTTTTAATATGCCGGATGAAGCAAGACTCCTTTTGCGGGTAGATACTAAAAATGGAGATGCTGATTATTTTGAAGAAAACGAATATATCAATATAAAAGAATCTCTTTTTAATCGTGAGAGAATGCAGTCAAATCCAGGATGCTATATTTTCCAGCCGGTAATTATGGGAACAGTTCAGTATGGTTATCTTTTCTGTAAGGCAGAGAGAACTGATTTTGGAATGAACAGTATTCTCCTTAAGGTAATTACCAGTGTTATTGTTCAGGCTTACGATTATACAATGACAGTGAATCAAAAGCGTCTTCTGGAAACAATGAATAAGGAACTTAAGGAACGTAATTATGACCTTAGCATCAGTTCAAAAACAGATGAGTTAACACATCTGTTAAATCGCCGTGGTTTTATGGAATATGGTCAGAAACTGATTTTCTTTTCTGATGAGGTTGATACGAATGGTATTGTGTTCTTTGCAGATTTAGACTGCTTGAAAACTATAAACGACAAATATGGTCATGAAAATGGAGATAAAGCAATTATTGCTGCTGCGGAAGTATTAAGAAAAACCTTCAGAAAGATTGATATAATAGGCCGCTTAGGTGGTGATGAATTTGGTGTTATTGCTTCTGGAATGGACATTGCCTTTCTTGATAAACTCCGTGAAAAAATCGATAATATCTGCGTAGAAATCAGTGAAAGAAATAATTTAATCTTTAAGCTTTCTATGAGTATCGGAGCAGCACGTTTTAGTCCAGAATATAAAGATTTAAATGAGCTTCTGATGATGGCAGACCAGGATCTGTACGAACAGAAGAAAATACACCATGCAAGAATCAAAAATTAAATTAGAATCAAATGGGGGAGAACGGCTTGATTCTTTTCTTCGTCGTGAGTTACCGCTCGCAGCGAAGATTGAAGGAGATTTTTCCAATTCAAAAATCCGCCGGCTTATAATGGCGGGCACAATTCAGGTTAATGGCAGGGTAGTGAACCGTCCGGCCTTTGAATTAAGAGGTAAATCCAGTATTGAAGTTCGCTTTGATCCTGAACGTTTTTTTTACGAAAAACAGCCTGATGATGTTGCTTTTGAAATGTCGGATTCTTCTATATTATACGAAGATGAAAATCTGATTTTTGTTGATAAACCTTATAATTATCCTGTTGAACAGACAATTACCGGAAACCGTGCAAATCTTCATGATGCAGTTGTAGATTATTTATGGAAGAGAAATCCTTCTCTGCGTAACCCGCCGTATGTGGGAATCATGCACCGTCTGGACCGCACAACCAGCGGAGTTATTCTGTTTACTAAAACAAGAGCTGTAAACGGTGCAGTTTCAGAACTTTTCCAAAGTCATGACCTGACAAAGCAGTACCTCGCCATAGTAGAAGATAAAAAAAATGTAGAAAAATCTTTCACTGTAGAAATGTATATGGGCCGAATCACCGGAAAATCCCGGCAGGGCAAATGGGGTGAAGTGCCGGACTGCCGAGGAGGCCAGTACTCTAAAACTGATTTCCGCGTCCTCAAAAAAATCACTGTAGAAGGCCGCCCGTGCCTTCTTATAGAATGCAGTCTCCACACTGGCCGTACTCACCAGATTCGCGTTCATCTCGCAAGCCGCGGCCTTCCCATCCTCGGCGATACATTATATGGTGGTACACCTGCAAAAAGACTGTATTTACACTCTGAAAAGCTTACGTTTTCATTGAATAATAAGCAATATTATGTAGAATCCTCTATAAAAATATAAAAAAAATCTTAAAAATTTATTGACGTTTTAAACATAAAATTAGTAATTTATAATATAGAAATCATTTTTCACGGTGGAAAACTAATGGCTGAAGAGAAAACAGAACAAGCTGAAAATCAGACTGAAGAAAAAGCAACTTCTCAGGAAGCTGCTGCTGATTCACAGACTGCGGATGCTGCTCCAGAGTCGGATAAAGCAGAAGAAAAGAAAGAACAGACTCCAGAAGAGCGCATTGCTGCCCTTGAAAAAGAAAATGCTGATCTTAAGGATCAGCTCTTGCGCCGCGCTGCAGACTTTGATAACTACCGCAAGCGCATGATGAAAGAAAAGCAGGACACTTACGACTACGCAAACGCCGGACTTTTGGGCGACCTGCTTGACAGTCTTGATAATTTTGACCGTACAATTGATGCTGCAAAGGACGCAAAAGATGCAAAATCAATCGCAGACGGAATCAAAATGATTAACAAGGCTCTTGTTAAAATGCTTGAAGACAAATATGGTCTTGTTGGTTACGGCAAGGAAGGAGATGAATTCAATCCTGACGAGCACGAAGCAATTGGCCGTATGGAAGATGAAAAGGCCAAGAAGGAAACATTGGCTCAGGTTTATCTCAAGGGCTACAAGCTCAAGGATAAAGTTATTCGTCACGCTAAGGTAATGGTTAAGGTACCAAAGGCGTAAAATAAAGCTCGTCATTGCGAGCCGAAGGTGAAGCAATCCATTTATAGATTGCCACGTCGCTACGCTCCTCGCAATGGCAAAAGAATTGTAAATTACAAAGCGAGGTAAATAAAAATGGGAAAAATCATAGGTATTGACTTAGGAACAACAAACTCTTGTGTTGCCGTAATGGAAAACGGTGAACCAGTAGTAATTCAGAACTCAGAAGGTGGACGTACAACTCCTTCTATCGTAGGTTTCACAGCTAAGGGAGACCGCATTGTTGGTGCACCTGCTAAAAACCAGATGGTAACAAATCCTAAAAACACAGTTTACTCTGTAAAGCGTCTTATCGGACATCGCTTCAGTGAACTTCAGGGTGAAGCAACAAAGCTTCCATATACAATTATTGATAACGGTTCAGACTGCCGTGTAGAAGTAGAAGAGGGTGGAGCTAAAAAGCGCTACTCACCTCAGGAAATTTCAGCTTTCATTCTTCAGAAGATGAAGAAAACTGCTGAGGACTACCTCGGAACAGAAGTAACAGACGCTGTAATTACTGTACCTGCTTATTTCAACGACTCTCAGCGCCAGGCTACTAAGGATGCTGGTAAGATCGCCGGTCTTAACGTTCAGCGTATTATCAACGAACCTACAGCAGCTTCTCTTGCTTTCGGTTTCAAACAGGATCAGGACAAGGAAAAGACAATCGCTGTATACGACCTTGGTGGTGGTACATTCGATATTTCTATCCTCGAACTCGCAGACGGCGTATTCGAAGTAAAATCTACAAACGGTGATACACACCTTGGTGGAGATGACTGGGACCGCGTTATCGTAAACTGGCTCATCGACGGCTTCAAGGCTGATACTGGTATTGACCTTTCTAAAGACCCAATGGCTATGCAGCGTCTTCGTGAAGCAGCTGAAAATGCTAAGATTCAGCTTTCTTCACAGACTTCTACAGATATCAACCTTCCATTTATTACAGCTGATGCAACAGGTCCAAAACACCTTCAGAAGTCTTTGACTCGTGCTCAGTTTGAACAGATGACAGATGACCTTTACGAAAGAACAAAGGAACCTTGCCGCAAGGCTCTCCAGGATGCTGGTATTACAGCAGACAAGATTGACGAGGTTCTCCTTGTTGGTGGTTCTTCTCGTATGCCAAAGGTACAGGAAGTTGTTAAGGCAATCTTCGGAAAAGAGGGTAGCCGTGCTGTAAACCCAGATGAAGCAGTTGCAGTAGGGGCCGCTATTCAGGGTGGTGTACTCCAGGGTGATGTAAAGGACGTTCTTCTTCTTGATGTAACTCCACTTTCACTTGGTATTGAAACAATGGGTGGCGTATTCACAAAGCTCATCCCAAGAAATACAACAATTCCTACAAAGAAGAGCCAGATCTTCTCTACAGCTGCTGATGGACAGACTGCCGTATCAATTCACGTACTCCAGGGTGAACGTGAAATGGCTGATCAGAACCGTACACTCGGCCGCTTCGACCTCGTAGGTATTCCAGCCGCTCCTCGTGGTGTTCCACAGATTGAAGTTACATTCGATATCGATGCTAACGGTATTGTTCACGTATCTGCTAAGGATCTTGGAACCGGTAAAGAGCAGCACATTCAGATTACTTCTTCTTCTGGACTTTCTGATGAAGAAATCGAGAAGATGGTTAAAGATGCAGAAGCAAATGCAGCTGCAGATAAGGCTAAACGCGAAGGCGTTGATGCACGTAACGAAGCAGACAGTTTGATCTATGCTACAGAAAAGACACTTAAGGATCTTGGAGACAAGGTTGATGGTGGCGAAAAGCAGAAGATTGAAGATGCAATGGCAGCCCTCAAGCAGGCTATGCAGGGCGACAATGTAGAAGACATCAAGGCTAAGACAGAAGCTTTGAAGCAGGCTTCTTACAAGATCGCTGAAGAACTCTACAAGCAGCAGGCAGCTGCAGGCGGAGCTCAGCCAGGTGCTGACGGTGCCGCTGGTGCAGATGCTGGAGCTGGTGCTTCAGATGCAGGCGCAGAAAACAAATCATCTGGCTTCAACAAAGGCTCAGCAGACGACGTTGAGTACGAAGTAAAGGATGAAAAATAAAGCCTAAAATCGAAAATCCGTTAAAAACCGGGCTGCGACAGCGGGCCGGTTTAGGATTATCGAAAGAATGGCTCAAGCAGCGAGACTATGCGAGCCGCAATTTTTTTATTATTGGATAAATTATCATGGCAAAACGCGATTATTACGAAGTATTAGGTGTTGATAAATCAGCTGATCAGGATGCAATTAAAAAGGCATACCGCAAGCTTGCTGTAAAATATCATCCGGACCGAAATCCAGGAGATAAATCTGCCGAGGAAAAATTCCGCGAAGCAACAGAAGCATACGAAGTTCTTTCTGATGCAGAAAAACGTCCTATTTACGATCAGTACGGTTTTGCCGGTCTTGACGGAATGGGAGCTGGTGGCGGTGGTGGAGCACAGTATTCACATGCTTTCCACGACTTCTCAGACCTCTTTGGTGGAGCCGGTGGTGGCTTCTCTGATATTTTCGACAGTATTTTCGGCGGTGGCTTTGGCGGTGGTTCACGCAGTTCAAGAAGCAGTGGTCCTGCAGCTGGTGCAAGCCTCCGCTATGACCTTCATATTCAGTTTAAGGATGCCGTATACGGTACAACAGCTGATATTCATTTTAAGCACAATGAGCCTTGTGAGGCTTGTAAGGGTAGTGGTGCTGCTGCCGGTGCTTCTAAAAAGACTTGTCCTACCTGTAATGGTATGGGCCAGGTACGCCAGGGCAATGGTTTCTTTACTATTCAGCAGACATGTCCTAAATGTGGCGGTAAAGGTACTATAATTGACAAACCTTGTCCAAGCTGCCGCGGAAAAGGTATTCAGGAAAAATCTAAGCAGATGTCTCTTAAGATTCCTGCCGGAGTTGATAACGGAAAGCGTATCGTAATCCGCGGAATGGGTGATGCCGGAGAAAACGGTGGACCAGCAGGAGACCTCGTAGTTGTATTACACGTAGAACAGCATCCATTCTTTGAAAGAGACGGGGCAGACCTCTACTGTGCTGTACCAATCAGCATTGCTCAGGCTGCTCTTGGCTGTGAAATCACTATTACAGCCCTCGATGGCAAGAAATTAGCAATTAAAATCCCAGATGGCACTGCAAACGGCAAACTTCTCCGCATTAAGGGCGAAGGTGTTCCAATGAGCGGTTCTTCTCGTAAGGGTGATTTGTACGTTAAGATTATGGTTCAGGTTCCAACTCATCTTTCTTCTAAACAGAAGGATCTGTTGAAGCAGTATATGGATCTGGAAAATCCTCCTAAGGAACCAAATCTCCTTAATCTTTCAAAACTCGGTGATTAACCGTATTTATTGAACTTTTTTCCAAATTCCTCCGATAATATGATAGAATAGTATCATTCTATTTAAAATTTACAGTTAGAAAATCAGGGGTAATCATGTATAAAACCAGGAAAAGAGCTGTCCTTATCTCTATAAATGTTTTGACTATAATATGTTTTGTTGCGGCATGTCTTATGCTTTTGCCGCAAAAAACAACAGAAGGTTTTTCTTGGATAACGCTTTTGGTTGCGTTTATTGTTTTCTTTGCTACGGTGTTCTGGGGCAATAGATTCCGTTCATTCCTTCTCGCAAAGGTTAGGAAAGATACTCTTGAAACAGGTGAAACTGTTATTCTTAACGATTTCATTAACCGTCTGCGTTTCTGTTATTCCCTTGATGACTTTTACGTTGTAATTGGTGATGTTCTTGAAAAGCAGGGTGACTGTTCTGTACTTCTTATTGATCGTACTAAAAACTACATTCTTTACAACAGTCCAAACAGAACTTCAACTTCTGATACTGTAAGAAATAAGCTTGATCAGCACTTTACTGAACAGTGGCCGGATGGTTTCTACTTTTTTCGATCGCCACATTGGTGTAACTACAAATTACCGTAAGGCACGCGGATTTTTTATGTGCTGCGACGGATATCATCTTTATGTTTTCTGCCGTTATACAAGACTTTTTGACCTCGATGTATATAAGAGACTTCTGGAAGAGTACAAGCGTTTTGTAAGCCGTTCACGTACAATTACAACACTTTCTGAAATTTCTGCTACAACAAAGGAATGGGAACAGCTGGCTGAAACACAGCAGTCATTCCTTCCACAGAAGATTCCAAACATTCCAAAGCTCAAAATTGCAACTTACTACCGTCCTCTCGTAAACGTATCGGGAGACTACTTCTCAATTCTTCCAATTGATGCTTCAAAGACACTTCTCATGCTTGGAGACGTATCTGGTAAGGGACTTCCTGCTGCCCTCATCATGGGTTTGGTTATGAACACTGTAAAGATTATCGAAGACAAGGAAGATCTTGTTGGTGTGCTTCATGCAATCGATAAAGCGATTAAGGGAATGCACCTTCAGGATAAATATACTGTATTGTTCCTTAGTATTATTGATACTGAAAAGATGCGTATCCGTTATATCAACGCTTCCATGTCTGATCCTATTATTCTTTCACCTTCGCCAGATGGTTACCGAATCAAGCCTCTTACTTCAAATGCTTCGCTCATCGGTATTCTTGATGTTGGTGATGTTAATGTTGCAGAAAAACGTCTTTTCCGTGGAGATACCATTCTGATGGCAACCGACGGTGTATCGGAAGTAATGGATGAAAGTGGTGTAGAGCTCGGTGATACAGATATCTATAAAAAGACCCTTATGGCTGGTGCTGCAAAAGAGCCTCAGCAGATGGTTGATGATATTGTAGACCTTATCATGAAATACAATGGCGATAAAAAACTTCATGATGACGTTACAATGATGATTGCCAAGGTAGGTTACTAATATGATTTATATTATTCTTAATATTGTTTGTGCACTTTTCATAATTTTCTTTACACATCTTATAGATACTAAGACAAAGTCAGATAACCTTGGAGTTTCTTCTTTTTCTGTTGCCATGCTTGTTACTGCAATAGAATCAATTCTGTTTGTTCTCGTACTTATAATGCGCTATACGAACTTTGAAGCTCTTATAGTTCCTGTTATGCGTATTTGTCTGGCATTGGATGGAATTGCCTTTGTAATTGTCAGTTTTGGTATTTTTGAAATTGGAAGACCAAGAAAATATCTGATTACATCATTGATAAAATATGCTCTTGTTTTATTTGCAGTAATTATTTCATTCTTTCAATTTACAACAATTGATGTTTCCTTTGAACATGGAATTGTTATTGCATCAGAGTATCTGATTCCTGCTCCTGCCAGAGAGTTTTTTCCTCTGACCTGGACATCTTTGTTTACAAATTTATATCGTTATGTAATTCCTATCACAGGAATGCTCTTCCTGGTAATTCTTCAGGAAGATAAGAATGCTACTCAGCTTGAAAAATATCAGACCTCAGTAATGGCAGAAGGTATTCTTTTGATGTGGGCAATTAACCTTGCAATTAAGTTTGTATCTACATCAGCTCCAGCCTTCTCATTGCTGTATATGTACTCATACCTGTTCATGTATGTTGTATTCTACATGGCTCTTACAAAGATTTCAGTTCCTTCTGGAAAGGCAATGTTTGTTACATTGTTCAAATCATTGGTATCATATATTCTTCCTGCAGTTGCTGTAGGTGTTCTTTCTATGTTTTTACAGCCTGCAACCGGCGAATATACAAAAGTCTTTATTGCTCAGTTTATTGCTTATTCTACAGTTGCTGTTTTGTTCTCTCTGTGGATTAGTTCTGTACTTTCTTCATCGTCAAGACTTTATACAGCAGATTACGAAGCTTCTCTTGAAAAGGAACTTGCTAAGATTGACTATAAAGAGAGTGAAATGGACCAGATTACAGCAAAGATGTTTGAAATCATGCGAAGAAACGTTGAATCTTCATCGATGACCGTATACATTCTTTCTGGCCAGAACGAACTTGATGTTGCTTATTCTTCAAATAATATGAATATTAAGATTCCGTTAAACAATCCTATGTTTGATGCACTTCTTAATATCAACAAAAGTATTGTTGTAAAGAGTCAGATTGAAAAGCAGCATGATCTTGCCGTTGCTCAAAAGGAACTTGAAGCTTTCTTTGCTCATACAAAATCAGATGCTCTGTTTATTTTGAACGAAGGTCATAACATCTTTGGTATTATCACTCTTGGTAAAAAGGCCAGTGGTGACCACTATAAGGAATATGACTACAACGTATTTGTAAAGCTTTACTCATACTTCTTCGTATTCGGTTACTACATGCGTAACATTTCAAATAAAGATGTATTAGGTGTCGTAAACCGGGAAATTAAGATGTCTTCACAGATTATTACTTCCATCCAGGAAAACATTGATCATGTAAAGACTCCAAAGGTTGATATAGGATACATGATGGTTCCTGCTCACAACATTGGTGGTGAGTTCATTGATATGATCCGTCTCACAGAAAAGCGACACCTCTTTGTAGTAGGTGACCTTTCTGGAAAGGGTATTGCGGCTTCCATGAACATGGTCATCTTAAAGTCCATCATCCGTTCTTATCTTGCCGAAGTTCATGACTTTAAGCAGCTTGTTGTTAAGCTCAATACCTTCGTAAGAGATTCGCTTCCAAAGGGAACTATCTTCGCTGGTTTGTTTGCACTTATTGATTTTGAAACTGATACGATGTATTACATCAACTGTGGTATTCCTGCATTGATGATGTATACTCAGGTTTATAATAACGTAATTGAAATTCAGGGTAGTGGACACGTTCTTGGATTCGTAAAGGATCTTACACCTTATGTTTCTGTAAAAACTACAAAGCTTAATCATGGTGATATCATCATGGCTTGTACTGATGGTTTGATTCAGTCACACTCACTTCGTGGTGAACAGTTTGGTAAAGAGCGTGTTCAGCAGGCTCTTCTTGATAACTCAACTTATCCTGCACAGCGTATGGCTCAGTTTACTTTTGAAGGTCTTCTTAAGTTTATGTCTAAGGAAATGGAAGATGACGTATCTATCCTCGTAATTAAATATGAGGGACTTCCAGAAGAGAAGA
The Treponema bryantii DNA segment above includes these coding regions:
- a CDS encoding PP2C family protein-serine/threonine phosphatase; translated protein: MIYIILNIVCALFIIFFTHLIDTKTKSDNLGVSSFSVAMLVTAIESILFVLVLIMRYTNFEALIVPVMRICLALDGIAFVIVSFGIFEIGRPRKYLITSLIKYALVLFAVIISFFQFTTIDVSFEHGIVIASEYLIPAPAREFFPLTWTSLFTNLYRYVIPITGMLFLVILQEDKNATQLEKYQTSVMAEGILLMWAINLAIKFVSTSAPAFSLLYMYSYLFMYVVFYMALTKISVPSGKAMFVTLFKSLVSYILPAVAVGVLSMFLQPATGEYTKVFIAQFIAYSTVAVLFSLWISSVLSSSSRLYTADYEASLEKELAKIDYKESEMDQITAKMFEIMRRNVESSSMTVYILSGQNELDVAYSSNNMNIKIPLNNPMFDALLNINKSIVVKSQIEKQHDLAVAQKELEAFFAHTKSDALFILNEGHNIFGIITLGKKASGDHYKEYDYNVFVKLYSYFFVFGYYMRNISNKDVLGVVNREIKMSSQIITSIQENIDHVKTPKVDIGYMMVPAHNIGGEFIDMIRLTEKRHLFVVGDLSGKGIAASMNMVILKSIIRSYLAEVHDFKQLVVKLNTFVRDSLPKGTIFAGLFALIDFETDTMYYINCGIPALMMYTQVYNNVIEIQGSGHVLGFVKDLTPYVSVKTTKLNHGDIIMACTDGLIQSHSLRGEQFGKERVQQALLDNSTYPAQRMAQFTFEGLLKFMSKEMEDDVSILVIKYEGLPEEKKETVEAPAEGEAVEATEAAAETTETVEAPAEETPAEEPVDTQMDAVADETVTPESAAAEMAAAAEAAAVEEPAEKKPAIPVDDMTMPEGFEMPDLSDLDAMMKEAGL